From the Labilibaculum sp. DW002 genome, one window contains:
- a CDS encoding M23 family metallopeptidase codes for MSRLKEKTPLLEKLKNKYRLTISNEGTFDEVLSIRLSRLNVFTVTGLFSILLIVLVTLFIAFTPLREYIPGYPDGEMRRNIENNAILVDSLINELDKRDRFFQGVRNVIAGNDFDNVVQNEADSIVDPKYKDLSFSTSSNDSLFRKEHEEDEKFNLSLGNSGKAQGLASVHFFAPINGLVSNHYDSKLEHFGTDVVGGINERISAVLDGTVIFAEWTLNTGYVIHIQHSNDLVSIYKHNQELLKKPGEYVRAGEAIAILGNSGELTSGPHLHFELWHNGRPLNPEDYIKF; via the coding sequence ATGAGTCGTTTAAAAGAGAAAACTCCTTTGCTTGAGAAATTAAAGAACAAATACCGTCTAACAATTTCTAATGAAGGCACTTTTGATGAAGTGTTATCGATTCGTCTATCCAGACTTAATGTTTTTACCGTAACGGGATTGTTTTCAATTCTTTTGATTGTTTTGGTAACCTTATTTATTGCATTTACTCCTTTGCGAGAATATATTCCGGGATATCCTGATGGTGAAATGAGAAGAAATATAGAGAACAATGCCATATTGGTTGATTCTTTGATAAACGAATTGGATAAAAGAGATCGATTTTTTCAAGGAGTTCGTAATGTGATTGCTGGTAATGATTTTGATAATGTTGTTCAAAATGAGGCCGATTCTATTGTCGATCCAAAATATAAGGATTTAAGTTTTAGTACATCTTCTAATGATTCACTTTTTAGAAAGGAGCATGAAGAGGATGAGAAATTTAATTTATCTCTTGGTAATTCCGGGAAAGCACAAGGTCTAGCAAGTGTTCACTTTTTTGCTCCAATTAATGGTCTGGTTTCAAATCATTACGATAGTAAATTAGAACATTTTGGTACGGATGTTGTCGGCGGGATCAATGAACGAATTTCTGCTGTTCTGGATGGAACGGTTATTTTTGCTGAGTGGACTCTGAATACAGGGTATGTTATTCATATTCAGCATAGCAACGACTTGGTGTCGATCTATAAACACAATCAGGAACTTTTAAAAAAACCGGGAGAATATGTAAGAGCTGGCGAAGCAATTGCAATTCTGGGTAATTCAGGAGAATTAACTTCAGGACCACATCTGCATTTTGAATTGTGGCACAATGGTCGACCATTAAACCCAGAGGATTATATCAAATTCTAA
- a CDS encoding S-adenosylmethionine decarboxylase, with product MPTAVNKILAAKIHNLRFWVSECDPIVLQTRFQEYLKKVDFVILNFTDHHFPVQGYTAFWLLAESHLAIHTFPDKGWSYVELSSCNQKKSTDFKELVTDSKLTVNWNGDGIEICVPE from the coding sequence ATGCCTACAGCGGTAAATAAAATATTAGCAGCTAAAATTCATAACTTACGATTCTGGGTGTCAGAATGTGATCCGATTGTGTTGCAAACTCGATTTCAAGAATATTTGAAAAAAGTGGATTTCGTGATTTTGAACTTTACAGACCATCATTTTCCAGTGCAAGGATACACTGCATTTTGGTTGTTAGCAGAATCTCATTTGGCTATTCATACATTTCCAGATAAGGGATGGTCATACGTTGAGTTGAGTAGCTGCAATCAGAAAAAATCTACAGATTTTAAAGAATTGGTTACCGATAGCAAATTGACTGTGAATTGGAATGGTGACGGAATTGAAATTTGTGTACCCGAATAA
- a CDS encoding DUF350 domain-containing protein, which produces MMSLSEISFIVYDAVVYIAVAFAIFLIGKFVYQLLHPSFKVKEELVKKDNFAFAVAHVGYYIGLLFSIGSAIVGPSNGLVNDIIDIAVYGLLAIVLLNISIFLSDYLILRNFSIRKEIIEDQNAGTGIVEGAVSVASGLIIFGAVSGESGDLLFGILTAVVFWAFGQVALIITTRIYNWITPYNLHEHIEKDNVAVGVGFAGAIIAIANLIRFGLVGDFDGWMPTFTEAGFELLVGIVLLPVMRLITDKILLPGERLTDEIINQEKPNVGAALVEAFAYIGGSVLITWCL; this is translated from the coding sequence ATGATGTCATTATCAGAAATTTCGTTTATCGTTTATGATGCTGTGGTTTATATCGCGGTAGCATTTGCTATTTTCCTTATCGGGAAATTTGTTTACCAGTTGCTTCATCCATCCTTTAAGGTAAAAGAGGAATTGGTTAAGAAAGATAATTTTGCTTTTGCCGTTGCCCATGTTGGTTATTACATTGGATTGTTATTTTCAATCGGAAGTGCAATTGTAGGTCCATCTAACGGTTTAGTTAACGATATTATCGACATAGCAGTTTATGGATTGCTAGCCATTGTTTTATTGAATATTTCAATATTCTTATCGGATTATTTAATTCTTAGAAATTTTTCGATCCGCAAAGAGATAATTGAAGACCAAAATGCAGGAACCGGTATTGTTGAAGGTGCTGTATCGGTAGCTTCAGGTTTAATCATTTTTGGCGCTGTTTCGGGAGAAAGTGGGGATCTGCTTTTTGGAATCTTGACCGCTGTTGTCTTTTGGGCATTTGGTCAAGTTGCATTAATTATCACTACTCGTATTTACAATTGGATAACACCATACAATTTGCACGAACACATTGAAAAAGACAATGTAGCTGTTGGTGTTGGATTCGCTGGTGCGATTATCGCTATTGCCAATTTGATTCGATTTGGATTGGTAGGGGATTTTGATGGTTGGATGCCAACATTTACGGAAGCTGGATTTGAACTTTTAGTAGGAATTGTATTATTACCAGTTATGCGTTTAATTACGGATAAGATTTTACTTCCTGGAGAAAGGTTAACCGATGAAATTATCAATCAAGAAAAACCAAATGTTGGAGCTGCTTTAGTTGAAGCATTTGCATACATAGGTGGATCTGTTTTGATTACTTGGTGCTTATAG
- a CDS encoding DUF4268 domain-containing protein, with protein sequence MYTKDEAKAIKIGFWDGFKRFSKKKGRKMTSWVLKGTQIKEVQLKFDLNEKGAFVMLQIDSKLDTNRLSVFESFEKYKLVIDETCGPELKWERDYLIEGFKEVSMIYFQLPGAIVYKKEEWETYYQFLFEKMSILEEAYLDVKEVIQNSSF encoded by the coding sequence ATGTATACAAAAGACGAAGCCAAAGCAATAAAAATAGGATTTTGGGATGGGTTTAAGCGTTTCTCAAAGAAAAAAGGACGTAAAATGACTTCCTGGGTGCTTAAAGGAACGCAAATTAAAGAAGTTCAGCTTAAGTTTGATTTGAATGAAAAGGGAGCTTTTGTTATGCTGCAAATAGATAGTAAACTAGATACGAACAGACTATCTGTATTCGAAAGTTTTGAAAAATACAAACTTGTGATTGATGAAACATGTGGACCTGAATTGAAATGGGAGAGAGATTATCTTATAGAGGGTTTCAAGGAAGTAAGTATGATTTACTTTCAATTACCTGGAGCTATTGTATACAAGAAAGAAGAGTGGGAGACATACTATCAATTTTTATTTGAGAAAATGTCAATTCTTGAAGAAGCTTACCTAGATGTGAAAGAGGTGATACAAAATTCATCTTTTTAA
- a CDS encoding potassium channel family protein: MKKKLIFFIAFLVYVAAILGIKYFEGQSPDGNIKSVGDAFWYAIVTLTTVGYGDFYPVTLPGKIIGLIVIIGSLGILGFIIGEVTVRFNQYMEKKKSGFWGSDFEDHYIIIGWNEFGQKVASQITQAGQKVAFVTNNKADLDLIADLYSSKTTFSLFADYSNIDAFEKVNINNSKRVFVNFKDDSETLVFVINLKKKYPKANVVVTCSNPSLKETFISAGIDHVIAKNEVASKLVASYLFEPHVAAYTEDLIATSVADEDSDIQQYLISEECDFAGAEYMTAFMKLKLDYNGILIGMVQDGKIVKNPVKGSLIKANDYLILISSGKSKASLEEFFGVKEGE, from the coding sequence ATGAAAAAAAAGCTGATCTTTTTTATTGCCTTTTTGGTTTACGTTGCAGCGATACTCGGAATTAAGTATTTCGAAGGGCAATCGCCTGATGGGAATATTAAGAGTGTTGGAGATGCCTTTTGGTATGCTATTGTAACGCTTACAACCGTAGGATATGGCGATTTTTATCCTGTAACATTACCGGGTAAAATAATTGGCTTAATTGTTATTATTGGAAGTTTAGGAATACTAGGATTTATTATTGGTGAAGTAACCGTAAGATTTAATCAGTATATGGAAAAGAAAAAAAGTGGGTTCTGGGGAAGCGATTTTGAAGATCATTACATTATTATTGGTTGGAATGAATTTGGACAAAAGGTGGCTAGTCAAATTACTCAAGCAGGTCAAAAAGTAGCATTTGTTACCAATAATAAAGCCGATTTAGATTTAATAGCTGATTTGTATTCTTCTAAAACAACCTTTAGTTTATTTGCTGATTATTCTAATATTGATGCTTTCGAGAAAGTTAACATTAACAATTCAAAAAGAGTTTTTGTAAACTTTAAGGATGATTCAGAAACGCTGGTTTTTGTTATTAATCTGAAGAAGAAATACCCAAAAGCAAATGTTGTGGTTACTTGCTCTAACCCTAGCTTAAAAGAAACTTTTATAAGCGCTGGTATCGATCATGTAATTGCTAAGAATGAAGTTGCTTCCAAGTTGGTTGCTTCCTACCTATTTGAGCCTCATGTTGCTGCTTATACCGAAGATTTAATTGCCACTAGTGTTGCCGATGAGGATTCGGATATTCAACAGTATTTAATCAGCGAAGAGTGTGATTTTGCTGGAGCGGAATACATGACTGCTTTTATGAAATTGAAGTTGGATTACAATGGTATATTAATTGGTATGGTTCAAGATGGGAAGATCGTTAAAAATCCAGTAAAAGGGAGTCTGATAAAAGCCAATGATTATTTGATTCTTATTTCAAGCGGAAAAAGTAAAGCAAGCCTAGAGGAGTTTTTTGGAGTGAAGGAAGGTGAGTAG
- the rnhA gene encoding ribonuclease HI codes for MSTKITMYTDGACSGNPGPGGYGTVLISGKHRKDLAEGYRLTTNNRMELLAVIIGLEALKEEACEVTIYSDSKYVVDAVEKKWVLGWEKKRFKDKKNPDLWIRFLKIYRKHNVKFIWVKGHANIPGNERADELAVIASKRPNLPDDVGYNPE; via the coding sequence ATGTCTACAAAAATAACCATGTATACCGATGGTGCTTGTAGTGGAAACCCGGGACCTGGAGGTTATGGTACTGTTCTTATTTCAGGTAAACATCGCAAAGATTTGGCTGAAGGATATAGGCTGACTACCAATAACAGGATGGAATTACTTGCTGTAATAATTGGTCTTGAGGCTTTGAAAGAAGAAGCTTGTGAGGTAACAATCTACTCCGATTCGAAATATGTGGTTGATGCTGTTGAGAAAAAGTGGGTTTTAGGATGGGAGAAAAAGCGTTTTAAGGACAAGAAGAATCCTGACCTTTGGATTCGATTTCTTAAGATTTATAGAAAACACAATGTAAAATTTATTTGGGTAAAAGGACATGCCAATATTCCAGGAAACGAACGTGCCGACGAATTAGCAGTAATAGCATCTAAAAGACCAAATCTTCCAGATGATGTTGGCTACAATCCAGAGTAA
- a CDS encoding S46 family peptidase produces MRKFASLFLGLSLLLSFSNAKADEGMWLLSLLKKQNAAEMQKMGFKLSAKDIYDINNNCMKDAIVGLGRAGRPFRHFCTGEIISNQGLFLTNHHCGFPSIQSHSTTEHDYLADGFWAYDKSEELTNEGITASILVRMEDVSKKVLSKVNDEMSEEERYTAIDKISKEIVKGAEEGTDYKASVKGMFEGNQYFLFIYEIYQDVRLVGAPPQSMGKFGGDTDNWMWPRHTADFSMFRIYTAPDGKPAKYSADNVPLKPKHHLPVSIKGVQEKDFAMIMGFPGTTKRYLTSYGLEETMKITNQNRYDIRTVKLDIMMKEMLKDPKVRIQYASKHAGSANYWKYSNEQNKALKKLNTMGAKQEIEDEYNAWATKKSKRAAKYGKALDMISKVYAERKEAMNASSYLREALFSGAEMPMFSIKTGGLKTLLAADTVNTEAIEKAITGLRKAAKGFYKNYNMPTDQRLMAGMYKMYSENIAADQQPEIFKTIADEYQNDFAKFAENVYSTSVFATAESFNKFLDAPELEVLENDIAFQTGNSILKKYREVAAKVSVGADQLKKGKRLFVDGLMQINKKKNLAPDANSTLRLTYGTVGGYSPKDGVYYNHYTTLKGVMEKENPASHEFKVPAKLKELFKNKDFGQYADKKGNLPACFLTNSDITGGNSGSPVINGNGELIGTAFDGNSEAMSGDIDFEDNLQRCINLDIRYTLFIIEKYAGAKNLIEEMTIVK; encoded by the coding sequence ATGAGAAAATTTGCATCATTATTTTTGGGTCTAAGTTTACTACTTAGCTTCTCCAATGCAAAAGCTGACGAAGGAATGTGGCTTTTATCCTTACTAAAAAAACAAAATGCTGCAGAAATGCAGAAGATGGGCTTTAAGTTAAGCGCTAAAGATATTTATGATATCAACAATAATTGTATGAAAGATGCAATTGTTGGTTTAGGTAGAGCAGGCAGACCATTCCGTCATTTCTGTACTGGTGAAATCATTTCTAATCAAGGTTTATTTTTGACAAATCACCACTGTGGTTTTCCATCAATTCAATCTCATTCGACTACTGAACATGATTACTTAGCAGATGGATTCTGGGCTTACGATAAGAGTGAGGAATTAACAAATGAAGGTATTACTGCTTCTATCTTGGTGCGTATGGAAGACGTTTCTAAGAAAGTTTTATCAAAAGTGAATGATGAAATGTCAGAAGAAGAGCGTTATACCGCAATTGATAAAATTTCTAAAGAGATTGTAAAAGGTGCTGAAGAAGGAACTGATTACAAAGCAAGTGTTAAGGGCATGTTTGAAGGTAACCAATACTTTCTTTTTATTTACGAGATCTATCAAGATGTTCGTTTAGTTGGTGCTCCTCCTCAATCAATGGGTAAATTTGGTGGTGATACTGATAACTGGATGTGGCCTCGTCATACAGCTGATTTTTCTATGTTCCGTATTTATACAGCTCCTGATGGAAAACCTGCTAAATACTCAGCGGATAATGTACCATTGAAGCCTAAACATCATTTACCTGTTTCTATAAAAGGTGTTCAGGAAAAAGATTTTGCAATGATTATGGGTTTCCCTGGAACAACGAAACGTTACCTAACTTCTTATGGTCTTGAAGAGACAATGAAAATCACGAATCAGAATCGTTACGATATCCGTACTGTAAAGTTGGATATTATGATGAAAGAGATGTTGAAAGATCCTAAGGTTCGTATTCAGTACGCTTCAAAGCATGCAGGTTCTGCTAACTATTGGAAATATTCTAACGAGCAAAATAAGGCTTTGAAGAAATTAAACACAATGGGAGCTAAGCAAGAAATTGAGGATGAATATAACGCTTGGGCTACCAAGAAATCGAAAAGAGCTGCTAAGTATGGAAAAGCTTTAGATATGATTAGCAAAGTTTATGCTGAGCGTAAAGAAGCAATGAATGCAAGTTCATACCTAAGAGAAGCTTTATTTAGTGGTGCTGAAATGCCAATGTTCTCAATTAAAACTGGTGGTTTAAAAACCTTACTTGCTGCTGATACAGTAAATACAGAAGCAATTGAAAAGGCAATTACTGGACTTCGAAAAGCTGCAAAAGGATTTTACAAAAACTACAATATGCCAACCGATCAAAGATTAATGGCTGGTATGTATAAAATGTATTCAGAAAATATTGCTGCAGATCAGCAACCTGAAATCTTCAAAACAATTGCTGATGAGTATCAAAATGATTTCGCAAAATTTGCAGAAAATGTTTACTCAACATCTGTATTTGCAACTGCTGAAAGTTTCAATAAATTTCTTGACGCTCCAGAATTAGAAGTACTTGAAAATGATATTGCTTTCCAAACAGGAAATTCAATCCTTAAAAAATACAGAGAAGTAGCAGCTAAAGTATCTGTTGGTGCTGATCAACTTAAAAAAGGTAAACGTTTATTTGTTGATGGATTGATGCAAATCAATAAGAAGAAAAATCTTGCTCCTGATGCAAACTCAACACTACGTTTAACTTACGGTACTGTTGGTGGTTATTCTCCAAAGGATGGTGTTTATTACAATCACTATACAACTCTAAAAGGGGTGATGGAAAAAGAAAACCCTGCAAGTCATGAGTTTAAAGTTCCAGCTAAATTGAAAGAATTGTTTAAGAACAAAGATTTTGGTCAATATGCTGATAAGAAAGGTAACCTTCCAGCTTGTTTCCTAACTAACAGTGATATTACAGGTGGTAACTCGGGCTCTCCTGTGATTAACGGAAATGGTGAATTGATTGGTACTGCTTTTGACGGTAACTCTGAGGCGATGTCTGGTGATATTGATTTTGAAGATAACCTACAAAGATGTATCAACCTTGATATTCGTTACACACTTTTCATTATTGAAAAGTATGCAGGTGCTAAAAACTTAATTGAGGAGATGACTATTGTAAAATAA
- a CDS encoding DUF4956 domain-containing protein, with protein sequence MELFMNLITNQSIPTSIIVTDNILELLFRFALNLFVTIFVIIFVYFRATGKRSYVFTYILISTTIFFLCFLLGSIDLQLGFALGLFAIFGIIRYRTDTIPIREMTYLFLVITISVINALARREVSIGEIAFTNIAFMATTWVMERIWMTRHLARRTIVYDRLDLIHPSKHKELIEDIENRTGMVVSKFKIGQIDLAKNSTRLIIFYKENSTPNILTDAELNDKSS encoded by the coding sequence ATGGAACTTTTCATGAACCTAATAACGAATCAAAGCATTCCAACCTCTATTATTGTTACCGATAATATTCTGGAATTATTGTTCCGGTTTGCCCTAAATTTATTTGTAACAATCTTTGTTATCATTTTTGTCTATTTTAGAGCGACAGGTAAACGCTCGTATGTGTTTACTTATATTCTTATATCTACAACAATATTTTTCCTTTGTTTTTTGCTTGGAAGTATTGATTTGCAATTGGGTTTTGCCTTAGGATTGTTTGCAATATTTGGCATAATTCGTTACCGTACCGATACGATTCCTATTCGTGAAATGACCTACTTATTTTTGGTTATTACAATTTCAGTTATTAATGCACTGGCTCGAAGAGAAGTAAGCATTGGTGAAATTGCCTTTACAAATATTGCTTTTATGGCTACTACATGGGTTATGGAAAGAATTTGGATGACACGTCACTTAGCAAGAAGAACGATTGTTTACGACAGGCTTGATTTAATTCATCCAAGTAAGCACAAAGAATTAATTGAAGATATTGAAAACAGAACAGGAATGGTTGTTTCCAAGTTTAAGATTGGTCAAATCGACTTAGCAAAAAATAGTACCAGACTTATTATTTTTTACAAAGAAAATTCGACACCTAACATATTAACTGATGCCGAATTAAACGACAAGAGTTCTTAA
- a CDS encoding polyamine aminopropyltransferase, translated as MFKNRSTLLKAAIFATGFSGVVAEYILSTLAQYFLGNSVFHWVMIISLMLFSMGLGSRITKNFENGLLKKFLILEFALSFIVSFAALLVYTASAYTQSIGILIYSLAICIGLLIGMEIPLVIRINDDYEKLQFNISNILENDYYGSLLGGVFFAFIGLPVFGLIYTPFILGFVNFSVSIIVLYFLWDLLKSQERKLLVSLGAFIMISLTTGIFVTDPIIKFGEQQKYADKVIYTEQTKYQRIVMTQWKNDYWLYLNGNQQLCTRDEIMYHEPLVHPAMSLHPNPTKILVLGGGDGCAVREILKYPKVEKITLVDLDPAMTNLGKNHPILTELNQNSLSNDKVEVLNDDGYKYMLSNENYFDVIIIDLPDPRSIELGRLYSHEFYKICYRHLRPGGVIVTQSGSPYFATQAFSCIVETIKSAGFETVPMHNQVITLGEWGWTLGVKQPPYESVKAELQKLEINVPTRWINKEAMTLITSFGKDYYPWKKDSVHVNRIHEPVLHKYYMKGNWDLY; from the coding sequence GTGTTTAAGAATCGATCAACATTACTAAAGGCAGCAATATTTGCTACCGGATTCTCTGGAGTTGTAGCGGAATATATTTTATCCACTTTAGCTCAGTATTTTTTAGGTAATTCTGTTTTTCATTGGGTAATGATTATCTCTCTCATGTTATTTTCCATGGGTTTGGGTAGTCGAATTACCAAGAATTTTGAGAATGGATTATTGAAGAAATTTTTGATATTGGAATTTGCGCTTTCCTTTATCGTTTCGTTTGCGGCTTTATTGGTTTATACGGCTTCTGCCTATACGCAATCAATTGGAATTTTAATATACAGCTTAGCCATTTGTATTGGATTGTTAATTGGAATGGAAATTCCTTTGGTGATTCGTATTAATGACGATTACGAGAAGTTGCAATTTAATATCTCTAATATTTTAGAGAATGATTATTATGGAAGTTTATTAGGAGGTGTATTTTTCGCCTTTATTGGCTTGCCAGTATTTGGGTTAATTTATACGCCGTTCATTTTGGGCTTTGTAAATTTCTCAGTATCAATTATTGTTCTGTATTTTCTTTGGGATCTGTTAAAATCGCAGGAGAGAAAATTGTTGGTTAGCTTGGGTGCTTTTATAATGATTTCCTTGACTACAGGAATTTTTGTTACCGATCCAATCATCAAGTTTGGGGAGCAACAAAAATATGCTGATAAGGTTATTTATACTGAACAAACCAAATATCAACGCATTGTAATGACGCAATGGAAAAATGATTATTGGTTGTATTTGAATGGTAATCAGCAGCTTTGCACGCGTGATGAAATCATGTATCACGAACCTTTGGTTCATCCAGCAATGAGTTTGCATCCAAATCCGACCAAGATTTTGGTTTTAGGTGGAGGAGATGGATGTGCAGTTCGTGAGATCTTGAAATATCCGAAGGTTGAAAAAATTACTTTGGTGGATTTAGATCCTGCTATGACTAATTTGGGAAAAAATCATCCGATTCTTACAGAGTTAAATCAAAACTCGTTGAGTAATGATAAGGTCGAAGTATTGAATGATGATGGATACAAATACATGTTATCTAATGAGAATTATTTTGATGTGATCATTATTGATTTACCAGATCCACGAAGCATTGAATTAGGTCGCCTGTATTCGCACGAATTCTATAAGATTTGTTATCGTCATTTACGACCAGGAGGTGTAATTGTAACGCAGTCGGGAAGTCCATACTTTGCAACTCAGGCATTCTCGTGCATTGTGGAAACAATTAAAAGCGCAGGCTTTGAAACGGTTCCAATGCACAATCAGGTAATTACATTGGGAGAATGGGGTTGGACTCTTGGAGTTAAACAACCACCTTACGAAAGTGTAAAAGCGGAACTGCAAAAATTAGAGATTAATGTGCCTACACGATGGATAAATAAGGAGGCAATGACATTAATTACTTCTTTTGGAAAGGATTATTATCCTTGGAAAAAGGATAGTGTACACGTGAATAGAATTCACGAACCTGTTTTGCACAAGTACTATATGAAAGGAAATTGGGATTTATATTAA
- a CDS encoding metallophosphoesterase: MQIKFTHTIFLFFFLLISFCSEASLNKDLASKDSLLVHSYIEGPHIRYTSTSRVDVFYIVHDSLKNTTKKISKSFRFKKDSIFFKGFAGEDTLNYIIPKQIKPQSGINPINKNIVVLGDIHGEFESLLAILRFNKVIDSNNKWSFGKGQVVFTGDVFDRGDEVTECLWLLFKLEMQAQKEGGDVHLLLGNHEMMALLFDVRYVDEKYIHAAHAYNYHYSHFFAKHTVLGKWLRSKNALVRIGEQLFVHGGISPKFLEKKMKIDEVNVGMRYHLNNYTQLEDTTLVDLFLYSESPLWYRGYLSRTPNYDRISLQDVLKTLELYSSTVIIFGHTPVARVYPFYSFKLIAMDVPIGDPKFIDQGLLIDNQMYYRIFAHKEKERIK, translated from the coding sequence ATGCAAATAAAATTTACCCATACCATATTCCTGTTTTTTTTCTTGCTTATATCTTTTTGTTCAGAGGCTTCTCTAAATAAGGATTTAGCAAGTAAGGACTCACTTTTGGTTCATAGCTACATAGAAGGTCCGCACATTAGATACACCTCAACATCAAGAGTTGATGTTTTTTACATTGTACACGACAGTTTAAAAAATACCACTAAGAAAATATCAAAATCTTTTCGATTCAAGAAAGATTCAATCTTTTTTAAAGGTTTTGCAGGTGAAGACACCCTAAATTACATCATACCAAAACAAATAAAACCCCAAAGTGGAATTAATCCAATAAATAAAAACATCGTTGTTTTAGGAGATATTCATGGTGAATTCGAATCACTTCTAGCCATTCTTCGTTTTAATAAGGTTATTGATTCCAATAACAAGTGGAGTTTTGGTAAAGGGCAAGTTGTGTTTACAGGAGATGTGTTTGATAGAGGAGATGAAGTAACAGAATGCCTGTGGCTTTTATTCAAGCTTGAAATGCAGGCACAGAAAGAAGGAGGTGATGTTCACCTTTTACTAGGAAATCATGAAATGATGGCCCTATTATTTGATGTTCGATATGTTGATGAGAAATACATACATGCTGCTCATGCCTATAATTATCACTACTCACATTTTTTTGCCAAGCATACTGTTTTGGGTAAATGGCTACGTTCAAAAAATGCATTGGTCAGAATTGGTGAGCAATTATTTGTTCACGGTGGCATTTCTCCAAAATTTTTAGAAAAAAAAATGAAAATTGATGAAGTAAATGTAGGAATGAGGTATCATCTTAACAATTACACTCAATTAGAAGACACAACCTTAGTAGATTTATTCTTATATTCAGAGAGTCCTTTGTGGTATCGAGGTTATTTATCACGAACCCCAAACTATGACAGAATCTCTTTACAAGATGTTCTTAAAACACTTGAGTTATACTCCTCAACAGTAATCATCTTTGGTCACACTCCGGTTGCAAGAGTTTACCCGTTTTATTCGTTTAAACTTATTGCAATGGATGTTCCGATAGGAGACCCCAAATTTATCGATCAAGGCTTATTAATAGATAATCAGATGTATTACCGTATCTTTGCGCACAAAGAAAAAGAACGAATAAAATAA
- a CDS encoding ribonuclease HII: protein MNGLASFLYKNKIEAGCDEAGRGCLAGPVVAAAVILPRKFKNSILDDSKKLTEKKRYALREVIEKEAVAWAVGIVSPEEIDKINILNASFLAMHRAIDQLNITPEQLLIDGNRFNPYKNIPHHCIIKGDGKYLSIAAASVLAKTYRDDLMLDLHKNYPIYDWDSNKGYPTKKHRAAIQKHGINEIHRKSFSLLSTQLEMKF from the coding sequence ATGAATGGTTTAGCCTCTTTTTTATACAAGAATAAAATTGAAGCGGGTTGCGACGAAGCAGGACGTGGTTGTCTTGCCGGACCAGTGGTGGCAGCAGCAGTCATTTTGCCACGAAAGTTTAAGAATTCCATATTAGACGACTCTAAAAAGTTGACTGAAAAGAAACGTTATGCTCTTAGGGAAGTTATTGAAAAAGAAGCTGTCGCCTGGGCCGTTGGAATAGTTAGTCCCGAAGAAATTGATAAAATAAATATACTTAATGCCTCTTTTTTGGCTATGCATCGAGCTATCGATCAGCTTAATATTACACCTGAGCAACTTCTAATTGATGGCAACCGTTTTAATCCTTATAAAAATATACCACATCATTGCATAATAAAGGGCGATGGTAAATATCTGTCGATTGCAGCAGCTTCGGTTTTAGCTAAAACTTACCGAGATGATTTAATGTTAGATCTTCATAAAAATTACCCGATTTATGATTGGGATAGTAACAAAGGTTACCCAACAAAAAAACACAGAGCAGCAATTCAAAAACATGGAATAAATGAAATTCACAGAAAGAGTTTTTCACTTCTGTCCACTCAACTTGAAATGAAATTTTAA